Below is a genomic region from Microcaecilia unicolor chromosome 9, aMicUni1.1, whole genome shotgun sequence.
TTGTTAGATCAAGGTCAGTTCAAGAACCAGTCCACATAATACTGAGGTAACACCACAAATCAGATagtaacattactactactagtaatcaggcatatgcagcgctgtacaccatacacaaaagacagtccctgctcaaagagcttacaatctagacaagacaggtaaacagacagaacaattaagggtaaaggAATGAAGAGGTGAgaataaaggacagggtaagtgcgTTAGGCGTCaaatgcagtggtaaagaggtgggttttgagtttggacctgaaggcatctatcttttttttttacactataaACCACTACGCTCGGACTTGCCTGCTCAGAGATTACTCGGTAGTCTCAGTCGTGTAACCACTGGAAAGCACAAAACCATTGCACTAACTCCCCACTACAGTTACACTGAACGCATTCTTTACATAACGTTTAGAAAGAGAACCCATAGAGCCATTCCTTCAATGACGCCTAGAACAGTTATCAGGAAACTCATTTGTCtacttattacatttgtatcccgcacaatTCCCACTCATCGCAAGCGCTATGCGGCTTCCATAGTAACACATCACAAACTCATGAAGTTAATGATTTAAAGTATTATATAACAATAAAACATCATTAGACTAAGGTATGTAATAAGAAGTGGAGAGATAGtgaggcagggaagaagaggggagagaagcGGCGCCAGCGTGGTACTACAGACAGGAGAGAGCAGCACTCACCGTCACCGGCGGGAGCGGGCGGGCCCCTCAGTAACCTTCCGTCGCGGCCGATGCGAGTCTGTCCGTGCAAGAGTCCGTGTCCGCCTCTGCCAccagccgccgccaccaccacagcGCCTGGGGCCGCGCCCCCGTTCCCATGGCCGCTCCATATACCATCCATGTAGGCCTGGGCGCCGCTGAACAGCAGCCTCTTGGTTTTCTCTAGAAAAGAGAAGGACAAGTGCGCACGGTCACGTTGCTATGATAAACACCACACAGAAGGAAGGGGAGCGAGAAGCGGGGACTAACACGAATTCAGAGTGAAAACAGAAGACGGGGGCAGCGCTCGAAGTCCAGGGATCTCCCACGCGCAGCACCGGAGTCCTGAGAAAACCCCGCCAACACTTAACCAATCAGCTGAcgtgaagggaaaagggaagcgcGCGAGGGGCGGCCGGGGGCTCGCTCACCGAAGACCTCGCGCTTGTACATCTCCCCGAAGACGCCCTCACACAGCTCCTTGAGGCCCACGCGCGTCTTTAGCTGCGACGGAGCTACATCGCCGAAGGGGTACGATCTCTTCGGCATACTCGGTGGCTGGAAGGAGGAGTGTTGGTCCACCGCGCGCGGACACACCGCGCTACTACTAAACAAGCTTTTTTTTTGCCCGCCCAACTACTTCGGGTTCACCTTTCAACCATGACCTCGATAACGTCCTTAGTGCACGCAACCAATCACCCGGTGGGAGCATTGCCCTGCTCCCGCCTCTTTAAAGTGACCAGCTGCAAAGAGGGGGCGGgcgggggaggaggaaggaaatgGCGGTAAAGTACAGGAGTGGTGCCGAAAGACACCGTTCACACGATGCTTTGGGTCTCGCCATTAAGAGTATGTCACTCATTTGAACACTTTCTCATGATGAAAGTACAATAGattctgaaaaataaaatacagagtACAAGTGATCAGTAAAACTAGTCAGTTTAGAGGTGCATAAGGTATCTTGTTAATAAGGTGGGAGACTAGCAGAGACGTTTCTGTGCTTCTAAGCCTCCCCGAAACCATCCTGTATCAACATAAACCCCGCACACATgtatggaaactttggaaacaatttttttttaatagtcacATTATCCCATAATTTAAACTTTGCCTTTATAGTAGAATTGAGTCAACATCTCACAttacagtatcctgcaaaataattactacaatggtacatatccttcaacttaggacataggaacataagagtagccatactgggtcagaccaatagtctatctagcccagtattctgtttccaacagtggccaagccaggtcacaaatacctggcagaaacccaaattgtggcaacattccatgctacaaaccccagagcaagcagtttcATCCCCATATATGTCTCAATAgtaaactatggactttttctccaggaacatgtccaaaccttttttcaacatagatacattaaccactgttaccacatcctccagcaaagagtcccagagcttaactattccttgagggaaaaagatatttcctcctatttgttttaaaagtatttccatgtaacttcctgtagtgtcccctagtctttgtacttttggaacgagtaaaaaaatcgatttacttctactcattctacagtactcaggattttgtagacctcaattagggttaccattcgtccggatttccccggacatatcctctttttgagggcatgtacgggggcgtccggcgggttttgcccgcacgcacgtttgtccggatttctggacaaacgtacGTGCGGGAGGGCGTGCGTGCAGTTGCGCGATCCAGATTTGGCGctgtgggtctcccctcccccttccttaccatcttccctggtggtctagtgacgtctttggggcaggaaagagccccctctttcctgcctggagcgctgccttgcccatcctccttgtcggtctcggctggggattcaaaatggccgccgagagttgaagtctcgcgaggccgcttcaactctcggtggccattttgaattcccagccgagaccgagaaggatgtaggcaagggcaggcagcgctccgggcaggaaagagggggctctttcctgctccgaagacgttactagaccaccagggaagatggtaaggaaggggaggggaggggagcatgtgacggggggaggggagtatgtgatgggggtgcgggggaggggactatgacggggaggggaaaggggcgtTGCAGTGGGTGGGTTGGGCAGggcgtggcatgtgtcctctttttcagagga
It encodes:
- the SIVA1 gene encoding apoptosis regulatory protein Siva codes for the protein MPKRSYPFGDVAPSQLKTRVGLKELCEGVFGEMYKREVFEKTKRLLFSGAQAYMDGIWSGHGNGGAAPGAVVVAAAGGRGGHGLLHGQTRIGRDGRLLRGPPAPAGDAILPVGVSKACSSCIRSVGEKEACSQCERFVCQNCRKLCSCCNRSTCSFCSVDESGLGESILCYNCSMYEI